The segment CTCTCCACTGGCGGCCACGACCGTAGTAGGCCGTTCATTGACCTCTAACCTGAAGACATCTGGACGTGCGTAGTGCCCGACCACGTCAAAGTCATACTTGGCACGAGCAAGGTCTCTAGAATCTAAATCAGCAATAAGCAAGGACGGCCCTTCGTAATGTGGGCCTGCTAGTAACTGCCCAAATGGGTCGACAATACAACTACCGCCGCGCGAGACGACGGTCTCCGGATCATTTCCCTGCACAGTATCGTAATCGTCCGGAAAATCTTTCCGCTTCGTGTACTGGTTCGCCGACAGAACAAAGCACCGCCCCTCCATCGCGATGTGTCGCATACTTGATACCCAAGTCTCACGATCATCGGCAGTGGGCGCACAGTAGATCTGGATCCCCTTGGAGTACATGTAGAGCCGCATGGAGGGCATGTAATTTTCCCAGCAGATCACCGCGCCGAGTCGGCCCAGTGCTGTCTCAAACACTGGCATCGTCGACCCATCACCAAAACCCCATACTAAACGCTCAGCCCCAGTGGGCATCAACTTCCGATGCTTCCCCAATAACTGACCCTCTGGGTCGAAGAACAGCACCGTGCAGTACATCGTACCGGCCGAACGCTCTATGACGCCAATAACGAGGTGGACACTGTGCTTCTTTGCAATCGCACCGAGCCGATCAACCGATGGTCCCGGAACGTCCACCGCACTGTCCCAATAACGTAGGTAATCATCGCGGCCTGCTGCCGTCCGCATGCCGACTCTCGCCCCAAAATCGAGACCTTTCGGATATGCAGAAACAAACGCTTCGGGAAACAGGACGAGTTTTGCACCATCGGCGGCAGCCTCTCTGGTCCAGTCAGCGACGATTTCGAGGGTCCGATCACGATTGAATACAACAGGCGCGGCTTGCACAACAGCAACACGGGACATGGTGACACCTCATATCGTCTGTTTAATATCTCACTGAAAGACCGGTGTATTGTACGTTGGTATCCGCCAGACTAGATCAGTCATACTAGACCCGTTTGGGTAGCCAAGCGCTGTCCATCGGAGGAACCCTATGCGCTGCACAGCAATCACGTTCTTCTTTGGCCTTTGGACCCTAGCAGTGTGGTCACCTGATGCTCACGCCCAGCGTAGTGGACTGCTGCCAACTGACTACTACAAGGAAATCAATGTTAGTCAGACCGTCATCTCACCTGCTGGCGATCTCGTGGCCTTCACCGTCATGACCATCGTTGAGGGCGAGAATGAGCGACATCGTGAGATTTGGATGCAACAGTTACGCGGCGGTGCACCAGATGGTGAGCCGTTTCGCTTCACCGATCCGACTGAGGAGTCATCTGACCCACGGTGGTCACCAGACGGCCGTACTTTATCAATGCAGTCCCGACGTGGTGAAGATACCAACACAACATGGTTTGCACGCGTGACCTCGCCGGGCGGTGAGGTTTACCACATTGACGGCGTCGACAGCGCACCCGTTTGGTCTCCTGACGGAGAATGGATTGCCTACATAAAGGAACCGGCTCCGGTCGACTCAGCAAGTGCCGCAGACCCAAACGAACGACGCGGCTGGATTGCCCCAAATGCGATCACGCATACCCTCGATGCCACGAGGTTCGATGGACGTGTCGTTACCTCGATGCGATACAAGCGCGACGGACGGCTTGCGCTGCAACCCCATCCGTCTGTCGACGAAAAGTCTCAATTGTTCCTTGTCGCAGCCACTGGTGGCCAGCCTATGCAGTTGACGACACTCGATTTCAACGTTGGTAGTATCGTCTGGTCTCCTGACAGTTCACTCTTGTACTTTACCGGTGACGAGTCAGAAGATGACGAATACGCTCGTGACCTGACGACTGATATCTACCTGATTAGTCGCGAAGGCGGCGAACCGCACCGTCTGACATCGAATCCTGGAGCAGAAAGGTCCGTTGCCATTTCGAGTGATGGAACCCTTCTCGCCTATCTCTCAACACCTGGTCGCGGAGAGGAAACTGACCTAAAGCTCGTCCGCCTCAATTCGAGGGGGCGCTTTACTGGCACACCACGAACGCTTACCAATGAATGGAACCTGACACCGAGTGCACCCACGTGGACACCGGAAGGAACGGTGCGATTCTCTGCCTCGACTGGAGGGTCAACGCACATTTTTGAAGTGACGACCCAAGGCGGGTTAATACGCCAGGTCACAACTGGTTCCCGCCGAGTGCAGAGTGTGTCAACTGCTAATGATGGCCAGGTGATGGTTTATACCGCGACCGATGCTGATTCACCCACCGAGGTTTTTTCTGCGCGAGGTGATGGTACCGCTGAACAGCGGCTCACATCATTCAACGACGCCTGGCTCGCCGACGTCGATTTGATGCCAGCTGAACAGTTGTCGTGGTTCGTCGATGACGGTAGTGAGATCGAAGGATGGGTGATTAAACCAGTTGGTTACCAAGTCGGTCAACAGTACCCAATGGTCCTCAAGATTCACGGCGGACCGCATGGCGCATATGGTCATACGTTCTTCCGCACCTTCCACGTCTTGTCAAACGCGGGTTTCTTTGTGCTCTACACGAATCCACGTGGGTCGACTGGTTATGGCCATACATTCACCTACGCGACTCGCGGTGCTTGGGGTGAAGTCGACTCTGAGGATTATCTGAGAGGCGTTGATGCCACGTTGATGAAATATCCCGATATTGACCCAAATCGTATCGGCGTCTCCGGTGGAAGCTATGGAGGCTTCATGACGAATTGGCTTACCGCAACAACTGACCGCTTCGCTGCAGCAGTGACGAGCCGTTCGATCACAAACTGGGAAAGCTGGTATGGAGCCTCAGACGCACAGGGACTAACAGAATATGAATTCTTTGGAGCACCGTGGGAGGAGCGTGAACTCTACCGCCGGCTCTCACCCATCTCCTACGTCGAAAACGTAACTGCACCAACACTCATTATTCACTCCGAAAACGATTACCGGACTCCAATCGCTGATGGAGAACAGTGGTTCATCGCACTCAAGAAGCGTCAGGTGCCGGTAGAGTTGGTGCGTTACCCGCGCTCATCGCACGGTTTATCCCGAAACGGTGAACCATGGCTATTGGTAGACAGGCTGGAACGACTCCGCAGTTGGTTCGTCCATTGGCTCATTGATCAGACAACGGCTACGACAGCGCAATAGCACGAAATCTCGAGACCACTGGTGCCCCTAGCGCTCATACGTTGAAGTTCTCTATACCAAATGTTGTGACTCGCTGATCCCTAGGGCCGAAACCGATAGACCAACACCGGAACACATTATCCACAGGGCAGAGGGAGCAGGCTCACTTATTTACGACTACGCACGTACGATTGCTAGGGGCGGATAATTCTTCCACTGTCCACGGGTAAAGTCAGGAAACGTTTTCGGACGACTCCCGTCGGCTACAGACAACTCCGACAATTCGGACACTGCGCTCAGAGCGGCAGCATCATACACGTTCATGTCGGTCGGTAGACCCTCGCGCAGACACTTGATCAACCGGTAGTCTTCTAAAAAATCCATTCCACCGTGACCAGCACCGCGAGAGCGACCACCAATATCCTGCCAAAGCGGATGCTCGTAGTCGGCGTAGTAGGCGTCGGCCGTCTCCCACTGGTGCTGAGCATTTCGACCCTCGATGTAAACCCGGTCAGGATAACCTTGGAAGAGACCCTTGGTACCCTGCACGAGGTTAATTCGGCTATAAGGTCGGGGAAGATTCGTGTCGTGACTGAGAAAGATAGTTCTGCCATTAACCGTGTGAATCAGGCTCACGTTCACGTCACCAAGCGTGTATCGCTCACGTCGTTCCAGTGCATCGGGTGGAAAGTGCGCCTCAGCATATTGTTGAAGGCCCCGAGAGTTACTGCTCATTGAAACAAGATAGTCAAACTGGTCTCCTCGGTTGATATCCATACAATTAGCAACTGGCCCGAGTCCATGCGTCGGATAGAGGTTACCGTTTCTGGAGACCGAATGCGCACGCCGCCAGAGGCCCTCGTGTGCGTTTTCGAACTTTACTTCACGAAGATCATGCAAGTAGCCGCACTCGCCGTGCATAATTTCACCGAACACGCCTTGACGCACCATGTTAAATACCATCATCTCAGCACGCCCGTAGTTCACGTTCTCCATCATCACGCAGTGCTTCTTGGTGCGCTCGGCTGTTTCCACGAGCTGCCAACACTCATCGAGTGTGACTGCCGCGGGCACCTCTGTGGCAGCGTGCTTACCGTTCGTCATCGCAGCAACACACACCGGTACGTGCCAACGCCACGGAGTTGCCGTGAAAACCAAGTCCAGTTCCTCTTCCTGACACATCCGTTCAAAGTCCCGCTCCCCACGCACGTATCCACGCGGCCTCGGCTGATCCGCTTGGACAACCCACTCCTGCACCCGAGAAACTTTCGACTCGACGATGTCGCACACCGCAACGAGCCGAACGCCCTCAATCCTAAGGAGGTTCCGGCAATGCGAGGACCCTTGCAGTCCAACGCCTACGAAGCCCACTCGGACTTCCTCGATCGGGGGAACAACCAACGATGACGAAGGTGCGGGATCTTGGGATTGCGCTTTGGAGGCACTCACGGTGCCAACTACAGTCCCGAGTCCAGCCGCTCCCAATCTAACGAACGCGCGACGATCAAACTGAGTCGTCATTAGTCTTCCCTTCAAGTTCGCTGACCAAGCAATACCTTACCCGGCCAAGTTAGAACTATGCTACCGCAGGCGAGAATCAAGGGATAGGATGTCGAGTCGTCCGGGCCGTGGAGTCATAGGATAGACAGCATGTAGAATGGAACCGCTGTGAGGAGATTAACCAGACAGAAACGGCTCCATGGCATACGGTTCAGAATGCGAATGAGCTTGTACGCAGCCATCCTCGCCACAATCACCACGCTCGGTTGCAACCTGCAAGAACTGACCCAACAAGCTGATAAAACGACCTGGCTTTCAGTGGCGACCGGCGGTACCGGTGGCGTGTACTATCCGTACGGTGGCGGGATCGCCAAGGTGATTAGCGACAACCTCGATAACGTTGAGGCCACGGCGGAGGTAACCGCGGGTACGGTCGATAATCTGAAGTTTTTAAGTGAGCGTGATGCCGACATAGCGTTCGCGCTCGCTGATTCTCTAAGTGATGCCGTAGCGGGTCGAGGTGTGTTTACCGACTTCGGTCGTGTCCCAGCACGATCACTCGCAGTGCTGTACCCCAACTACACGCATATCGTTACACTAGTTGATACCAACATTGAGCGGATCAGCGACCTGAATGGTCACGTCATATCCACCGGTGCGCCAGGCAGTGGTACCGAGATCATCGCATTCCGCGTACTCCAGGCCGCAGGTATCGACCCTGACATTGACATCACGCGGCAAAGTCTCGGTGCGTCGCAGTCCGTGAATGCGATCAAGGATGGCAAGATTGACGCTTTTTTCTGGAGCGGCGGGCTTCCAACAGGTGCCGTTCTCGATCTGGCGACGACGCCTGGCATGACGATCCGCCTATTGCCGAGCGATGAGGTGCTGCCGGTTTTGCAAGCGCAGTATGGCGACACGGTATACCACGAGATGGTTCTACCACGGTCGGTCTACCCTGATTTAGAAGTGGACGTGCCAGCTGTGGGAGTCGCTAACGTCCTCGCCGTTCACGAATCGATGCCCACTACCTTAGCCTATGAGATCACGCGCATACTCTTCGAACATCAGGCGGAACTAGTGGCAATCCATGCGGAAGCCGAGAACCTCACACTGGATACAGCTGTAGTCGGCTCACCCACGATGTTTCACGAAGGTGCCATTCGCTATTACGAAGAGCAACAAGTCTGGGTGAACACTGACGAACCCTAAGTGAATATCCAATCCCGGAACCCACACGGTAGCAATCCGTTGTGATAACCACTATCGATCCTAAATCCGAGTCGTCGACGCGCGTGTTGCGTGGCGTGCCCGGTCAACTGGCTGTCACCATAGCCGTTGGGCTCTCTGCCTACGCCTTGTACTGGGTGATCGGCATCGTCCAGCCACAAATCTATCGCATCACCTTCTTACTGGCAGTGCTCTTGCTAACATTCCTCCTTTATCCAATCTCGCGAGAATCGCGCAGCCAGGTTACTGCGGTCGACTGGATGCTCCTCGGTGCTAGCGTCGTGGCATTGGCCTGGCCTGTTATCGACTTTGAGCAGTTCGTTTATCGAGCCGCTACGCCTAACGTGATCGACGTTGGACTAGGGACCATCACAATCATTCTAGTACTTGAAGCGACCCGCCGAACCGTAGGATGGATCTTACCGGTAACGGCAATCGTGTTCTTAGCCTACGGTTACCTAGGTCCACTGCTCGGTTTTGTCGGATTGGACCTTATCGCCCATCGGGGATACCCACTCGATCGACTCGTCGGCACACTGTATATGACGCTCGAGGGGATCTTCGGTGTACCACTTGACGTTGCGGCAACCTATATCGTGTTGTTTACGATCTACGGCGCCATCTTGCGTTATTCCGGGGCAGGACAGTTCTTCATCAATTGGGCAATGGCTGCCATGGGACGCTCCAGTAGTGGCCCTGGTCGGACGGTTGTGCTATCAGGGTTCTTACTTGGAACTGTATCTGGCAGTGGTGTGGCGACAACGGTCACGTTAGGCGCCGTTGCCTGGCCACTCCTACGACGTGCTGGCTACCCACCTGAGGCTGGTGCAGGAATCCTGTCAGCATCTGGCATTGGTGCAATCATGGCACCGCCGACGTTGGGCGCAGCAGCTTTTTTGATCGCTGAATTTCTGAACATCTCGTATCTACAGGTCATCATGATGGCTTCCATACCAGCCCTGCTCTACTACTTCTCCATCCTGCTGATGATTGAGGCAGATTCACGACGAATGGGCACACGTGCGGTTGACACCGACCTTCCCACACTCAGAACGCTTACCTACCAATCCGGATATCACTTTGTGTCATTGATCGTCATCGTCGTGCTGCTGGTAAATGGTATGACTCCATTTCGAGCAGTATTCTCGGCAATAGCAGTCGCCGTGGTACTCAGTTTTCTCCGAACTGAATACGCTCTCAAACCAACTCGGTTCATAGCCGCGCTCGAATCGGGCGGACGGGGTGTCCTCGCGGTCGCCGCAACCACGGCCACCGCCGGTATCATCGTTGGCATTGTTACGTTGACTGGCTTGGGTTTAAAGATTGCTGGCATCATCGTCGCGCTAGCCAGCGGCAGCGTGTTCTTTACCGTGGCATACGCAGCACTCGCGGTCTGGATACTCGGTCTTGCGGTACCTGTTACAGCTTCTTACATCATCGCAGCTGTCATGGTTGCTCCGGCGCTAACTCTCGTCGGAGTGCCTGAGGTAGCTGCCCACATGTTCATCTTCTATTATGCGGTGCTCTCCGAGGTGAGTCCGCCGACAGCTCTATCGCCATTCGCGGCGGCAGCAATCACAGGTGGTAACCCATTCCGTACGATGATGCTGACCTGGAAGTACACCCTCCCAGCGTTCCTCGTGCCATTCACCTTCACCTTGAACCCAGAGGGCCTAGGCATTCTGCTTCAAGCACCATGGCCAGACGTGGTTCGAACAACGCTGACGACCATGACAGGCATTGCGGCACTCGCAATGGGGCTAGGCGGTTGGCTACTGATCGAGACCAATTGGACCGAACGTGTACTCGCAACCAGCGGTGGCCTCTTGCTTTTCTACCCTGGTCCAGCAACTGACATCGTTGGTGTTCTGGTGGTCGCACTTGCGGTCGCGATGCATCTCACACGTTGCCAAAACAGAACAACAAACTAAAACTGTTCACTCTTAGCTTAATATTTTCGATAGTATCGTCGTCACCTTCACAATGAAGTCTCTACACAAGGCACGACACACATTAGCGTCATGAGAAAGTTACGCGTTCTGGCATTGATGCACGACTACATGGTGCCGCCAAAAGATACCTCCGGACACGATCTCGCAACGGTGTCATGGAAAACTGAGTACGACGTGTTGTCAACATTGGCTGACTTGGGTCATGACGTCCAACAACTCGGTGTAAAAGATGAGTTGACTGGTATCCGACAGGCGATCGCTGAAGGCAATCCTCACATCGCCTTCAACCTACTCGAGGCTTTTCACGAAGTTGGGTCATTCGATCAGAATCTCGTGGCCTACCTAGAACTACTGCGGATGCCCTACACGGGCTGTAATCCGAGGGGCCTTCTACTCTCACGCGATAAAGCACTTTCGAAAAAACTTCTCGCGTATCACCGGATTCCGGTGCCTGATTTTGCCGTATGTCGGATGGGTCGGTCGGTCAGGCGCCCTAAGCGAATGGGGTTCCCCCTTATCGTGAAGTCCCTAACGCAAGACGCCTCATTAGGTATCTCGCAAGCTTCGGTTGTTCACGACGATGTCAAACTTGTCGACCGGGTACAGTTCATCCACCAGAGCCTCGCCACCGATGCAATCATTGAACAGTTCGTTGAGGGACGCGAACTCTATGTCGGGATCATGGGTAACCATCGATTGCAGTGTTTTCCCGTATGGGAACTGAAATTCACCAAGATGCCCAACGACCAGCACCGGATCGCAACTGAACGAGTCAAGTGGAGCCACAAATACCAACGGAAGCATGGAATTCAGGCTGGCGCCGCAAGGAGACTTTCGGAGGAGGTGACAACGCGCATCTACCGCATCTGCCGCCGCGTCTATCGCACACTGGAACTAAGTGGTTACGCACGAATCGACCTACGGCTGGCGAAAGACGAACGTGCCTACGTCCTAGAAGCCAACCCTAACCCCCAAATAGCGTTCGGCGAGGACTTTGCAGAGTCGGCAGAACATGCAGGCCTGTCCTACGAAACACTGTTACAGCGCATTATGAACGTAGGGTTACACTGGCAGCCAGAGCACAAAGGCTGATCCACACGCGGGTCACAAGATACGTGTGATAGCCTCACCGATGAGATAACCCACCGCAGCAACACCGAAACCTACAACAAACATATCCCGTCCACTCGCCCAAACACTGCGACCCGTGAAAAGACTTCTCGCAGCACCGATCGCAAAGTGTGCCGACATACTGACGAACAATGACACCCAGATAGCGGCATCAGCGTCCAGTAAGAGAAATGGTGCTATTGGTATCAAGGCGCCCACTGCCGTGGCACTGCCAGTCACCCAAC is part of the Vicinamibacterales bacterium genome and harbors:
- a CDS encoding nitrilase-related carbon-nitrogen hydrolase, with protein sequence MSRVAVVQAAPVVFNRDRTLEIVADWTREAAADGAKLVLFPEAFVSAYPKGLDFGARVGMRTAAGRDDYLRYWDSAVDVPGPSVDRLGAIAKKHSVHLVIGVIERSAGTMYCTVLFFDPEGQLLGKHRKLMPTGAERLVWGFGDGSTMPVFETALGRLGAVICWENYMPSMRLYMYSKGIQIYCAPTADDRETWVSSMRHIAMEGRCFVLSANQYTKRKDFPDDYDTVQGNDPETVVSRGGSCIVDPFGQLLAGPHYEGPSLLIADLDSRDLARAKYDFDVVGHYARPDVFRLEVNERPTTVVAASGEFPPNPDAKQPSDVSD
- a CDS encoding S9 family peptidase, which produces MRCTAITFFFGLWTLAVWSPDAHAQRSGLLPTDYYKEINVSQTVISPAGDLVAFTVMTIVEGENERHREIWMQQLRGGAPDGEPFRFTDPTEESSDPRWSPDGRTLSMQSRRGEDTNTTWFARVTSPGGEVYHIDGVDSAPVWSPDGEWIAYIKEPAPVDSASAADPNERRGWIAPNAITHTLDATRFDGRVVTSMRYKRDGRLALQPHPSVDEKSQLFLVAATGGQPMQLTTLDFNVGSIVWSPDSSLLYFTGDESEDDEYARDLTTDIYLISREGGEPHRLTSNPGAERSVAISSDGTLLAYLSTPGRGEETDLKLVRLNSRGRFTGTPRTLTNEWNLTPSAPTWTPEGTVRFSASTGGSTHIFEVTTQGGLIRQVTTGSRRVQSVSTANDGQVMVYTATDADSPTEVFSARGDGTAEQRLTSFNDAWLADVDLMPAEQLSWFVDDGSEIEGWVIKPVGYQVGQQYPMVLKIHGGPHGAYGHTFFRTFHVLSNAGFFVLYTNPRGSTGYGHTFTYATRGAWGEVDSEDYLRGVDATLMKYPDIDPNRIGVSGGSYGGFMTNWLTATTDRFAAAVTSRSITNWESWYGASDAQGLTEYEFFGAPWEERELYRRLSPISYVENVTAPTLIIHSENDYRTPIADGEQWFIALKKRQVPVELVRYPRSSHGLSRNGEPWLLVDRLERLRSWFVHWLIDQTTATTAQ
- a CDS encoding Gfo/Idh/MocA family oxidoreductase; protein product: MTTQFDRRAFVRLGAAGLGTVVGTVSASKAQSQDPAPSSSLVVPPIEEVRVGFVGVGLQGSSHCRNLLRIEGVRLVAVCDIVESKVSRVQEWVVQADQPRPRGYVRGERDFERMCQEEELDLVFTATPWRWHVPVCVAAMTNGKHAATEVPAAVTLDECWQLVETAERTKKHCVMMENVNYGRAEMMVFNMVRQGVFGEIMHGECGYLHDLREVKFENAHEGLWRRAHSVSRNGNLYPTHGLGPVANCMDINRGDQFDYLVSMSSNSRGLQQYAEAHFPPDALERRERYTLGDVNVSLIHTVNGRTIFLSHDTNLPRPYSRINLVQGTKGLFQGYPDRVYIEGRNAQHQWETADAYYADYEHPLWQDIGGRSRGAGHGGMDFLEDYRLIKCLREGLPTDMNVYDAAALSAVSELSELSVADGSRPKTFPDFTRGQWKNYPPLAIVRA
- a CDS encoding TAXI family TRAP transporter solute-binding subunit, which gives rise to MSLYAAILATITTLGCNLQELTQQADKTTWLSVATGGTGGVYYPYGGGIAKVISDNLDNVEATAEVTAGTVDNLKFLSERDADIAFALADSLSDAVAGRGVFTDFGRVPARSLAVLYPNYTHIVTLVDTNIERISDLNGHVISTGAPGSGTEIIAFRVLQAAGIDPDIDITRQSLGASQSVNAIKDGKIDAFFWSGGLPTGAVLDLATTPGMTIRLLPSDEVLPVLQAQYGDTVYHEMVLPRSVYPDLEVDVPAVGVANVLAVHESMPTTLAYEITRILFEHQAELVAIHAEAENLTLDTAVVGSPTMFHEGAIRYYEEQQVWVNTDEP
- a CDS encoding TRAP transporter fused permease subunit, whose translation is MITTIDPKSESSTRVLRGVPGQLAVTIAVGLSAYALYWVIGIVQPQIYRITFLLAVLLLTFLLYPISRESRSQVTAVDWMLLGASVVALAWPVIDFEQFVYRAATPNVIDVGLGTITIILVLEATRRTVGWILPVTAIVFLAYGYLGPLLGFVGLDLIAHRGYPLDRLVGTLYMTLEGIFGVPLDVAATYIVLFTIYGAILRYSGAGQFFINWAMAAMGRSSSGPGRTVVLSGFLLGTVSGSGVATTVTLGAVAWPLLRRAGYPPEAGAGILSASGIGAIMAPPTLGAAAFLIAEFLNISYLQVIMMASIPALLYYFSILLMIEADSRRMGTRAVDTDLPTLRTLTYQSGYHFVSLIVIVVLLVNGMTPFRAVFSAIAVAVVLSFLRTEYALKPTRFIAALESGGRGVLAVAATTATAGIIVGIVTLTGLGLKIAGIIVALASGSVFFTVAYAALAVWILGLAVPVTASYIIAAVMVAPALTLVGVPEVAAHMFIFYYAVLSEVSPPTALSPFAAAAITGGNPFRTMMLTWKYTLPAFLVPFTFTLNPEGLGILLQAPWPDVVRTTLTTMTGIAALAMGLGGWLLIETNWTERVLATSGGLLLFYPGPATDIVGVLVVALAVAMHLTRCQNRTTN
- a CDS encoding ATP-grasp domain-containing protein is translated as MRKLRVLALMHDYMVPPKDTSGHDLATVSWKTEYDVLSTLADLGHDVQQLGVKDELTGIRQAIAEGNPHIAFNLLEAFHEVGSFDQNLVAYLELLRMPYTGCNPRGLLLSRDKALSKKLLAYHRIPVPDFAVCRMGRSVRRPKRMGFPLIVKSLTQDASLGISQASVVHDDVKLVDRVQFIHQSLATDAIIEQFVEGRELYVGIMGNHRLQCFPVWELKFTKMPNDQHRIATERVKWSHKYQRKHGIQAGAARRLSEEVTTRIYRICRRVYRTLELSGYARIDLRLAKDERAYVLEANPNPQIAFGEDFAESAEHAGLSYETLLQRIMNVGLHWQPEHKG